The Echinicola rosea genome has a segment encoding these proteins:
- a CDS encoding class I SAM-dependent methyltransferase: protein MKSIISFIIRYIPRSFLQHISHIFLRILAVFYRGHDVSCPVCKREFSKFLPYGRKARENALCPKCLALERHRLMWLFLEQQTNFFDAKLKVLHIAPELCFIDRFEKLPNIEYITGDIESPLAKVKMDVHQIPFEDQHFDVVFCNHVMEHVDDDLLACKEINRVLKKDGWGIIQSPVYDIPQTLEDKSVTSPAEREKMFGQRDHVRKYGNDYAQRLSQSGLKVHEDQFVKTLPKETITAHALPPNEIIFYCTKGAVIS from the coding sequence ATGAAGTCTATCATCAGTTTTATCATTAGATATATTCCTCGAAGTTTTTTGCAGCACATCAGTCATATATTTTTAAGGATATTGGCTGTTTTCTACCGGGGACACGATGTTAGTTGTCCCGTCTGTAAGCGGGAATTCAGTAAGTTTTTGCCGTATGGCCGCAAAGCAAGGGAAAATGCTCTATGTCCTAAATGCCTTGCACTAGAGCGTCATCGACTCATGTGGCTATTCCTAGAGCAGCAGACCAATTTCTTTGATGCCAAACTTAAGGTCCTTCATATTGCACCGGAACTTTGCTTTATCGATCGCTTCGAAAAGCTTCCCAATATCGAATACATTACGGGCGATATCGAATCCCCACTGGCCAAAGTCAAAATGGACGTCCATCAGATTCCCTTTGAGGACCAGCATTTTGATGTCGTCTTCTGTAACCACGTCATGGAGCATGTCGATGATGACTTATTGGCCTGTAAAGAAATCAACCGTGTACTCAAAAAGGACGGCTGGGGCATCATCCAATCTCCCGTTTATGACATTCCTCAGACCCTCGAAGACAAGAGCGTCACATCTCCTGCCGAGCGTGAAAAGATGTTTGGGCAAAGAGACCATGTGCGAAAATACGGAAATGATTATGCCCAGCGACTCTCCCAATCAGGCCTGAAAGTGCATGAAGACCAATTTGTAAAGACCCTGCCGAAAGAAACCATCACGGCCCATGCCCTACCCCCAAACGAAATCATCTTTTACTGTACCAAAGGGGCAGTTATTTCTTAA
- a CDS encoding dihydroorotase gives MAILLKSLKLIQKDTVGTPSNYAYDGNKISPYDGNESGFDEVIDCSGWLGSAGWIDLRCGVGEPGYEYQETLESLDQALQHAGFVQAVLLPNTSPVVQSKSEVEFIKHRSRDFLTKFHIQAAVTKDTQGEDLTEILDIHHHGVNIFGDGIVPLSNSDRMMKVLQYLQKFDGVLFDQSYDPLLAIFGQMHEGFTSTSLGMKGIPSLAEEVAIQKNIEILKYTGGSIHFQTVSTANGVAAIKKAKAEGLKVTADVSLYQLLFVDEDLSDYDSNLKVMPPFREKPDQEALLEGLKDGTIDAIVSNHQPKDYDAKHMEFDLAEFGMSGLQAFLPGLVSLEAKLGWALMIDKITAGPARILKSLEEEMTSLTVFDPSEEWVFNKQTNKSLAANSPFFNQRLKGKVKVVINKGKFARLDD, from the coding sequence ATGGCAATTCTACTAAAATCACTAAAATTAATCCAAAAGGATACCGTCGGAACCCCATCAAACTATGCTTATGATGGAAACAAGATTAGCCCTTACGATGGAAATGAAAGCGGATTTGACGAAGTGATTGATTGTTCAGGGTGGCTCGGAAGTGCCGGTTGGATCGATCTAAGGTGTGGAGTAGGAGAGCCTGGATATGAGTATCAAGAGACCCTTGAAAGCCTAGATCAAGCGCTTCAGCATGCCGGATTTGTTCAGGCAGTATTGCTGCCCAATACATCTCCAGTTGTTCAGAGTAAAAGTGAAGTAGAATTTATAAAACACAGAAGCAGGGACTTTTTGACCAAGTTTCATATCCAAGCGGCGGTGACCAAGGATACACAAGGTGAAGATTTAACTGAAATATTGGACATTCACCATCATGGGGTCAATATTTTTGGTGATGGCATTGTTCCCCTTTCCAATTCTGACCGGATGATGAAGGTACTCCAATACCTCCAGAAGTTTGATGGAGTGTTGTTTGACCAGTCCTATGACCCATTATTGGCCATATTTGGTCAGATGCATGAGGGATTTACATCTACTTCCTTAGGGATGAAGGGTATCCCGTCACTTGCAGAAGAGGTTGCTATTCAAAAAAATATTGAAATCCTCAAATATACGGGTGGTAGTATCCATTTTCAGACCGTAAGTACAGCAAATGGTGTCGCAGCCATCAAGAAAGCAAAAGCAGAAGGGCTGAAGGTCACTGCTGATGTATCACTGTACCAACTGCTTTTTGTTGATGAGGATCTCAGCGATTATGACAGTAACTTAAAGGTGATGCCTCCGTTTAGGGAGAAGCCCGATCAAGAAGCATTATTGGAGGGACTTAAAGATGGTACCATTGATGCGATTGTGTCCAATCACCAACCCAAGGATTATGATGCCAAACATATGGAATTTGATCTGGCGGAATTTGGGATGAGTGGACTACAGGCCTTTTTGCCTGGATTGGTGTCTTTAGAGGCCAAATTGGGCTGGGCTTTAATGATAGATAAGATTACTGCCGGACCAGCTCGGATCCTTAAAAGTCTAGAAGAAGAAATGACCTCCCTTACAGTGTTTGATCCATCTGAAGAATGGGTGTTCAATAAGCAGACCAATAAATCGCTTGCAGCTAATTCCCCTTTCTTTAACCAACGCCTAAAGGGGAAGGTGAAAGTGGTGATCAACAAAGGTAAATTTGCTCGGTTGGATGACTAA
- a CDS encoding ABC transporter permease yields MFGPRLMSNFYSALEAVMANRLRSLLTALGIIFGVAAVIAMMAIGNGAQQEILEQIKLVGVNNIIIEPVVEQVEEEVSDGPGSGPGAEKNKFSPGLRMLDVEAITEVIPGIQRISPEVIMDTHIVKSGIRRSAKLVGVTPEYFNVTNFKLREGSMFTENNLTNGDPVCIIGRGVQTKFFSKENAIGKRIKCGNQWMRVIGILEERIVSDKSLAKLGIRDFNMDVYIPMQTMLVRYKNRDMVTSGSLVSGRQGVVIINGEVQQNTSNKQTNYHQIDKLVVQVKESGMLNPTAEVLSRLLERKHYNVIDFEITIPELLLKQQQRTQNIFNIVLGAIAGISLLVGGIGIMNIMLASVMERIKEIGLRLALGAQKTDIIHQFLFEAMMISVSGGIIGVILGIVLASLVSQFGDFPTIITIPSILVSFSVAATVGLIFGIAPAKRAASQDPITSLRHE; encoded by the coding sequence ATGTTTGGACCAAGACTTATGTCTAATTTTTACAGTGCCTTGGAGGCAGTGATGGCCAATAGGCTCAGGTCACTCCTGACGGCACTGGGGATTATTTTTGGGGTGGCAGCGGTGATCGCCATGATGGCGATCGGAAATGGCGCGCAACAAGAAATCCTGGAGCAGATCAAGCTGGTGGGGGTAAATAATATCATCATCGAACCGGTCGTGGAGCAGGTAGAGGAAGAGGTAAGTGACGGGCCTGGTTCAGGGCCAGGTGCCGAAAAAAACAAATTTAGCCCAGGCCTTAGGATGTTGGATGTGGAAGCCATCACAGAGGTGATACCCGGTATTCAGCGAATCAGTCCAGAGGTGATCATGGATACGCATATTGTGAAAAGTGGCATCAGGCGTTCGGCAAAGCTCGTGGGGGTGACACCGGAATATTTTAATGTGACAAATTTTAAGTTGCGTGAAGGCAGCATGTTTACGGAAAACAACCTTACCAATGGAGATCCCGTGTGCATTATCGGCCGTGGGGTTCAGACCAAGTTTTTCAGTAAGGAAAACGCCATTGGCAAACGAATCAAATGCGGCAACCAGTGGATGCGGGTAATCGGGATCTTGGAGGAGCGAATTGTCTCAGATAAAAGCCTCGCCAAACTGGGGATCCGGGATTTTAACATGGACGTGTATATTCCCATGCAGACCATGCTCGTGCGGTATAAAAATCGCGATATGGTCACTTCAGGAAGCTTGGTCTCCGGTAGGCAGGGCGTGGTAATTATAAACGGGGAAGTCCAGCAAAACACGTCCAATAAGCAGACCAATTACCATCAAATCGATAAGCTGGTGGTGCAGGTGAAAGAGAGCGGGATGCTTAACCCGACGGCTGAAGTATTGTCCAGGTTGCTGGAACGAAAGCATTATAATGTCATTGACTTTGAGATTACCATTCCAGAACTGCTCTTGAAGCAGCAACAACGTACCCAAAATATCTTTAACATTGTATTGGGGGCCATTGCTGGGATTTCCTTATTGGTAGGGGGGATTGGCATTATGAACATTATGCTGGCCTCTGTAATGGAGCGGATCAAGGAAATAGGCCTCAGGTTGGCTCTGGGGGCCCAGAAGACGGACATTATTCACCAGTTTCTTTTTGAGGCCATGATGATCAGTGTCAGCGGAGGGATCATTGGGGTGATCCTCGGGATTGTTTTGGCCAGCCTTGTTTCCCAATTTGGCGATTTTCCCACCATCATCACCATACCTTCTATTTTGGTCTCCTTTAGTGTGGCCGCTACCGTAGGATTGATTTTTGGAATAGCTCCGGCCAAACGCGCCGCGAGCCAGGACCCGATAACTTCTTTAAGACATGAATAA
- a CDS encoding DUF4199 domain-containing protein: METQETPFKAALRSGLIIGLISLVISYVVYFINATSLASSWMLLLLVLSFVLVLVFGFSYRKELGGYIPFGAAFQFSFFTLVVAGIVGLFGQLLLFQVIDPALPGVLADQQMQNTMEVMESFGAADAMSTEQIDEMKQGMLDGYTVGGQIKSFGFVLIFYAICALILGAIIKRKEPTPSY; the protein is encoded by the coding sequence ATGGAAACTCAAGAAACACCTTTTAAAGCTGCGCTGAGATCAGGATTGATCATTGGGCTTATTTCGTTAGTGATCAGTTACGTAGTTTATTTTATAAATGCTACCAGTCTTGCGTCAAGTTGGATGCTTCTATTGCTGGTTTTGTCATTTGTATTGGTTCTCGTATTTGGGTTTAGCTATAGGAAAGAGCTGGGAGGATACATTCCGTTTGGCGCTGCTTTTCAATTCTCCTTTTTTACGTTGGTCGTTGCAGGAATAGTAGGATTGTTTGGACAGCTCTTGCTTTTTCAAGTGATAGATCCTGCGTTACCAGGAGTATTGGCTGACCAACAAATGCAGAATACGATGGAAGTTATGGAGAGCTTTGGGGCAGCAGATGCCATGAGTACCGAGCAAATCGATGAGATGAAACAGGGCATGCTAGATGGATATACTGTTGGAGGCCAAATCAAGTCATTTGGCTTTGTATTGATCTTCTATGCAATTTGTGCATTGATTTTGGGAGCTATCATCAAAAGAAAAGAACCGACACCAAGTTATTAA
- a CDS encoding TolC family protein, with protein sequence MNKQITFFVFIFCLMFSVPCQVNGQERIKYTLQDIIARAKSVSPAALRAETQRQNNYWQYRFYKSNYNPQLRLNGTLPSYSQEVRGVEQNDGSIEYLPLEQSTVDVGLGLEQSIALTGGEVSINTSATRFDNYLTDNPDQRTQWQGVPVNIQLYQPIFAFNQLKWDKKIEPLRYEESKKSYVEEMEQISQRATQLFFNYLVAQVGYDIAMQNKTNTEAIYKIEKGRYNIGTTTEDQLLQVELQVLQADQDLTSAQLSLESSALALRSYIGLNENTQFDLVLPDEIPDFVVDVDKAINLAFENSSDAVNFKIQRLQADAEVARAKGQRFNMSLNARYGYNNAAQTWGGVYENPDQQAVVSLGVSVPVLDWGRNKARMGIAKANKELVNYTVDQEVINFEQEIFTRVKNFQQLRSRILISDKADEVAAKRYEISRQRYLSGKVDITNLNIAQQEKDSNRRSYIQSLQEYWQAYYELRQLTLYDFQNEELLYNPNLEEEQE encoded by the coding sequence ATGAATAAGCAAATCACATTCTTCGTTTTTATTTTCTGTTTGATGTTTAGTGTTCCGTGCCAAGTGAATGGGCAGGAAAGGATCAAATATACCTTGCAGGACATTATTGCCCGGGCAAAGTCCGTATCTCCTGCTGCACTAAGGGCCGAAACCCAGCGGCAAAACAACTACTGGCAATACCGGTTTTACAAGTCCAATTATAATCCGCAGTTGAGATTAAATGGTACCCTTCCGAGTTATTCCCAGGAAGTTCGAGGGGTAGAACAAAATGATGGATCGATAGAATATTTACCACTTGAACAAAGTACAGTGGATGTTGGTCTTGGCTTGGAGCAGTCCATAGCGCTGACTGGTGGAGAAGTATCCATCAATACGTCGGCAACAAGGTTTGATAATTACCTGACTGATAACCCAGATCAAAGGACCCAATGGCAGGGCGTTCCTGTAAATATCCAGCTCTACCAGCCGATTTTTGCCTTTAACCAATTGAAATGGGACAAGAAAATAGAGCCTTTACGATATGAAGAAAGCAAGAAAAGCTATGTAGAGGAAATGGAGCAGATCAGTCAAAGGGCCACGCAGTTGTTTTTTAATTATTTGGTAGCCCAGGTAGGGTACGATATTGCGATGCAAAACAAGACCAATACCGAAGCGATCTATAAAATTGAGAAAGGCCGGTATAATATCGGTACGACCACAGAGGACCAATTGCTCCAAGTGGAGCTACAGGTACTCCAAGCGGATCAGGATTTAACCTCGGCACAATTGTCCCTAGAGTCATCTGCACTTGCCTTGAGGTCTTATATTGGCTTGAATGAAAACACCCAGTTTGACCTGGTTTTGCCTGATGAAATCCCTGATTTTGTCGTGGATGTGGACAAGGCCATAAACTTGGCTTTTGAAAATAGCTCTGATGCAGTTAACTTTAAGATCCAGCGACTTCAGGCAGATGCGGAGGTGGCCAGAGCAAAAGGCCAGCGGTTTAACATGAGTCTAAATGCACGGTATGGGTATAACAATGCAGCGCAGACGTGGGGTGGTGTGTATGAAAACCCAGACCAACAGGCGGTCGTAAGTTTAGGGGTGAGTGTACCAGTGCTGGATTGGGGCAGAAATAAGGCTCGAATGGGAATCGCCAAGGCAAATAAAGAGTTAGTGAACTACACGGTCGATCAGGAAGTAATCAATTTTGAACAAGAGATTTTCACTAGGGTCAAGAATTTCCAGCAATTGAGAAGTAGGATTTTGATCAGTGATAAGGCTGATGAGGTGGCGGCCAAACGGTATGAGATTTCGCGGCAGCGTTACCTGAGCGGAAAGGTGGACATCACGAACCTCAATATTGCCCAGCAGGAGAAGGACTCGAACAGGAGAAGCTATATCCAGTCCCTGCAGGAATACTGGCAGGCTTATTACGAGTTGCGGCAGCTGACCTTGTACGATTTCCAAAACGAGGAACTGCTGTATAACCCTAATTTGGAGGAAGAGCAAGAATAA
- a CDS encoding efflux RND transporter periplasmic adaptor subunit, protein MKKNLLFVAVGSVVAILVLYFIFSPTASGDGADIIVPVEKGKFTVEIATTGELKALRSVMIMGPTRAREFRVNQLTIERMVDEGTVVKKGDFIASLDKSELFGKLSDGQNNLDSEVAQYEQAKLDTALTLRQERDNILNLEYNVEQKKLVLEQSQYEPPATIKQNEYDLEKAERDLDQARQNYKIKFNQALAKMAERTARLRKEEREFQAMNDLLEEFNITAPQDGMVIYRTNWDGNKIAEGSQISAWNPVVATLPDLTEMQSITYVNEVEIRKVKVGQEVKIGLDAFPEKEFTGKVTRVANVGQQRPNSDAKVFEVEILVNESDPVMRPAMTTSNTIIAQELDEAIYVPLEAVHVQNDSINYVYLNNGVKQEIKLGLSNYDEAIVELGLEEGDKVYLSIPDWGGNQEVKLLEELNGKRNLKEEGEKPTQSTPNTPGKGGPRGPRQGAEEAKSGKKASNS, encoded by the coding sequence ATGAAAAAGAATTTATTATTTGTAGCGGTTGGAAGTGTGGTGGCCATATTGGTCCTGTACTTTATTTTTTCTCCCACTGCCTCCGGGGATGGAGCAGATATCATCGTTCCGGTAGAGAAAGGAAAATTTACCGTTGAGATAGCCACGACTGGTGAGCTAAAGGCATTGCGCTCGGTCATGATCATGGGTCCCACTAGGGCGCGGGAGTTTCGTGTAAACCAGCTTACGATAGAGCGAATGGTGGATGAAGGAACTGTTGTGAAAAAAGGGGATTTCATTGCTTCACTCGATAAGTCAGAACTCTTTGGAAAACTCAGTGATGGCCAGAACAATTTGGATTCTGAGGTGGCGCAGTATGAGCAGGCCAAATTGGATACTGCGCTGACGCTTCGTCAGGAGCGGGACAACATCCTTAATCTGGAGTACAATGTGGAGCAAAAGAAATTAGTACTGGAGCAGTCCCAGTACGAGCCACCGGCGACGATCAAGCAAAATGAATACGATTTGGAAAAAGCCGAACGTGATTTGGACCAAGCCAGACAGAACTATAAGATCAAGTTTAATCAAGCCCTTGCCAAAATGGCTGAACGGACGGCAAGGCTTCGTAAAGAAGAGCGTGAATTCCAGGCGATGAATGACCTATTGGAAGAATTTAACATCACCGCTCCGCAGGATGGTATGGTGATTTACAGGACCAATTGGGATGGAAACAAGATTGCCGAAGGCTCCCAGATCAGTGCTTGGAACCCTGTGGTGGCTACGTTGCCAGATTTGACAGAAATGCAGAGCATCACTTATGTGAACGAAGTGGAGATCAGGAAAGTAAAAGTGGGCCAAGAGGTGAAGATAGGATTGGATGCTTTTCCTGAAAAGGAATTTACCGGAAAGGTGACCCGGGTGGCCAATGTCGGCCAGCAGCGTCCAAATTCTGATGCAAAGGTGTTTGAAGTAGAAATATTGGTCAATGAAAGTGACCCCGTCATGCGCCCTGCCATGACCACGAGTAACACGATCATTGCACAGGAGCTGGATGAAGCTATATACGTACCCTTGGAGGCCGTGCATGTCCAAAACGATAGTATCAATTATGTGTACCTGAACAATGGCGTCAAACAAGAGATAAAACTTGGACTGTCCAATTATGATGAAGCGATTGTAGAGCTTGGTTTGGAAGAAGGGGACAAGGTGTACCTGTCCATACCTGACTGGGGTGGTAACCAGGAAGTGAAATTGCTGGAAGAGCTAAATGGCAAGCGTAACTTAAAAGAGGAAGGGGAAAAACCCACCCAATCTACACCTAATACGCCTGGTAAGGGTGGTCCACGTGGCCCGAGACAGGGCGCCGAAGAGGCAAAGTCAGGTAAGAAAGCTTCAAACTCTTAA
- a CDS encoding glycosyltransferase family 2 protein has translation MTQVSIIVPVYNEEESLPELTAWIGRVMHQHRFSYELIFINDGSSDKSWEVIECLAKQNGHIKAIGFSRNYGKSAALDIGFSKASGDVVITMDADLQDSPDEIPALYDMIKEEGYDIVSGWKKKRHDPFTKTVPSRFFNGVTRLISGIKLHDFNCGLKAYRNKVVKQIHLYGEMHRYIPLIAKWNGFNKIGEKTVEHRARKYGTTKFGVERFVHGFLDLISVSFVNRYRKKPMHFFGALGTVSFFGGFLITCWLVFQKIRGMRLGLEVREVTDQPLFFLSLVALIVGVQLFLTGFLAEMMISTSSRKGDYNIDEKLNFGH, from the coding sequence ATGACGCAAGTTTCGATTATCGTTCCCGTTTACAATGAGGAAGAATCTTTACCTGAATTGACCGCGTGGATAGGACGTGTAATGCATCAGCACCGTTTTAGTTATGAATTGATATTTATCAATGATGGCAGTTCGGATAAGTCCTGGGAAGTAATCGAATGTCTTGCTAAGCAAAATGGTCATATCAAAGCAATTGGTTTTAGCCGGAACTATGGCAAATCAGCTGCTTTGGATATTGGTTTTAGCAAGGCGTCCGGAGATGTGGTGATCACCATGGATGCGGACCTCCAGGACAGCCCTGACGAAATTCCGGCGCTATACGATATGATAAAGGAAGAAGGGTATGATATTGTGTCTGGCTGGAAGAAAAAGCGCCATGACCCCTTTACCAAGACGGTTCCATCAAGATTTTTTAACGGAGTGACACGCTTGATCTCAGGAATCAAGCTACATGACTTTAACTGCGGGCTCAAGGCCTATAGAAACAAAGTGGTCAAGCAAATTCACCTTTACGGGGAAATGCACCGTTATATTCCGCTAATTGCTAAATGGAACGGTTTTAATAAGATCGGAGAGAAAACAGTGGAGCATAGGGCCAGAAAATATGGTACAACCAAATTTGGGGTTGAAAGGTTTGTTCACGGTTTTCTGGACCTGATCTCAGTGTCTTTTGTCAATAGGTACCGTAAAAAGCCCATGCACTTCTTTGGGGCTTTGGGAACCGTATCCTTTTTTGGTGGATTCTTGATTACCTGCTGGCTTGTGTTCCAGAAAATCAGGGGAATGCGGCTTGGCCTTGAAGTGAGGGAAGTGACTGACCAGCCATTGTTCTTTTTATCACTAGTAGCGCTAATAGTGGGAGTGCAGCTCTTTTTGACAGGATTTTTGGCCGAAATGATGATTTCCACCTCTTCAAGAAAAGGAGATTATAATATTGACGAGAAGTTAAATTTCGGTCACTGA
- a CDS encoding DUF4199 domain-containing protein: MTKYFKGSYLFGVVGGGFCLLAFWVLHWVGLDPIGYTLLFACLITPVFVFIGTKNYRDTNGDGEMLFAQGMTVGFVVYGLIALITALGIALFLHMAPDLFTSYKADKIAYLQEKEVYITENVNKEAFERAMTEHEHMSISDVVLDVVLKIFILELFFTIIISIILKRIKN, encoded by the coding sequence ATGACTAAGTACTTTAAAGGAAGTTATTTGTTTGGTGTAGTCGGTGGGGGATTTTGCCTGCTGGCCTTTTGGGTACTTCATTGGGTAGGTTTGGATCCTATTGGTTACACGTTGTTATTTGCTTGTCTGATCACCCCTGTTTTCGTCTTTATAGGAACAAAAAACTATCGTGATACCAATGGTGATGGTGAAATGTTATTCGCCCAAGGGATGACTGTTGGCTTTGTAGTTTACGGGTTGATTGCTTTGATTACGGCATTGGGAATAGCGTTATTCCTGCATATGGCTCCTGATCTATTCACCAGCTATAAAGCAGATAAAATAGCTTACCTCCAGGAAAAGGAAGTCTATATTACAGAAAATGTCAATAAAGAGGCCTTTGAAAGGGCCATGACGGAGCATGAGCACATGTCCATTAGCGATGTGGTGTTGGATGTGGTTTTGAAAATTTTTATACTGGAATTGTTCTTTACAATTATTATTTCGATAATTTTAAAAAGAATAAAAAACTAA
- a CDS encoding adenylosuccinate synthase yields the protein MKMDVLLGLQWGDEGKGKVVDFLAPKYNMVARFQGGPNAGHTLEFDGIKHVLHQIPSGIFRENLKNIIGNGVVLDPVVLRKEIEGLKKFNITYQQNLFISKKATIIIPTHKLLDAAYEKSKGDKKIGSTLKGIGPTYQDKVGRVALRVGDILSPDFREKYDALVEKHKAVLAFYDFDISELSKLEESFFEAVDFFKSLNLIDSEYDVNGALIAGDKVLAEGAQGSLLDIDFGSYPFVTSSSTMTAGACTGLGVAPSCIGEVFGIFKAYCTRVGSGPFPTELFDEDGERMRKEGNEFGSTTGRPRRCGWIDLPALRYSIMINGVTQLYMMKADVLNIFETIKVCTHYKLTDGTVIDQLPFEINDVKLEPVYKECKGWNKDLSDVTSYNEFPEELKDYVALLEESLNVPIKMVSVGPDRKQTIMK from the coding sequence ATGAAAATGGACGTTCTTTTAGGCCTACAATGGGGGGATGAAGGCAAAGGCAAAGTGGTTGATTTCCTCGCGCCTAAATATAATATGGTTGCCAGGTTTCAAGGAGGTCCTAATGCAGGTCATACACTGGAATTTGATGGGATCAAACATGTACTTCATCAAATCCCTAGTGGTATATTCAGGGAAAACCTAAAGAATATCATCGGAAACGGTGTCGTGCTGGATCCAGTGGTCTTGAGAAAGGAGATCGAAGGGCTTAAAAAGTTTAACATCACCTATCAGCAAAACCTGTTTATTTCCAAAAAAGCCACGATCATCATTCCGACACACAAGCTGTTGGATGCGGCGTACGAGAAATCCAAAGGGGATAAAAAGATCGGATCCACATTAAAAGGCATTGGGCCAACTTACCAAGATAAGGTAGGTCGTGTAGCCTTGAGGGTAGGGGATATTCTGAGTCCCGATTTTCGAGAGAAATACGATGCCTTGGTGGAAAAGCATAAAGCTGTATTGGCGTTTTATGACTTTGATATATCCGAGCTTTCTAAATTGGAAGAGTCCTTTTTTGAAGCGGTGGATTTTTTCAAATCCCTAAATCTTATCGATAGTGAATACGATGTGAATGGTGCACTAATAGCGGGAGACAAAGTGCTGGCGGAAGGCGCTCAAGGTTCATTGCTTGATATAGACTTTGGCAGTTATCCGTTTGTCACCAGTAGTAGTACTATGACAGCAGGCGCTTGCACAGGACTGGGGGTAGCACCTTCCTGTATCGGAGAGGTGTTTGGTATCTTCAAGGCTTACTGTACCAGGGTAGGCAGTGGCCCGTTCCCTACAGAGCTGTTTGATGAAGATGGAGAACGCATGCGAAAAGAAGGGAACGAATTTGGTTCTACCACCGGTAGGCCAAGAAGATGTGGTTGGATAGATTTACCAGCGTTACGTTATTCCATCATGATTAATGGCGTGACACAGCTATACATGATGAAGGCGGATGTTTTAAACATCTTTGAAACCATCAAGGTGTGTACGCATTATAAGTTGACTGACGGCACTGTTATCGACCAATTGCCATTTGAAATCAATGATGTGAAATTGGAACCGGTCTATAAGGAGTGTAAGGGGTGGAATAAAGACTTAAGTGATGTGACTTCTTACAATGAATTTCCCGAAGAGCTGAAAGATTATGTAGCTCTTTTAGAAGAATCACTAAATGTGCCGATAAAAATGGTTTCTGTAGGTCCGGATAGGAAACAGACCATAATGAAGTAA
- a CDS encoding glycosyltransferase, whose translation MFFSIIIPVYNRPYEVSELLQSLCCQTYSKFEVIIVEDGSLEGCEEVVSEYQDKLTVHYFYQNNTGQGFARNFGMDQAKGDYFVFFDSDCVIPEDYLENLAEAVRSRGLHAHGGPDKAAEGFSAFQKAINFSMTSFWTTGGIRGKVADPKKYQARGYNMGMSQKVYAAIGGFIDPNKGEDIELSIRIKKYGFNLELVKEAYVYHKRRNDFISFLRQSYSFGQNRVNVNRFHPGAIQAVHLMPVLFLLGFLTVVFSSLIYAPLFAVGASVYGLWTFGVLWSSTIGNRSLKVGFLSILTSYGQLLAYGAGLVCGVLKK comes from the coding sequence ATGTTTTTTTCAATCATCATCCCGGTTTATAATCGGCCTTACGAAGTTTCAGAATTACTCCAAAGCCTTTGTTGTCAGACTTACAGCAAGTTTGAGGTGATTATTGTCGAGGATGGCTCGTTGGAGGGATGTGAGGAGGTGGTTAGCGAATATCAAGATAAATTAACAGTACATTATTTCTATCAAAATAATACAGGGCAGGGATTTGCACGGAATTTTGGAATGGATCAAGCCAAAGGAGATTATTTTGTGTTTTTTGACTCGGATTGTGTGATTCCTGAAGACTATTTGGAAAATTTAGCGGAAGCCGTTCGTTCTCGGGGACTCCATGCCCATGGAGGTCCCGATAAAGCAGCCGAAGGATTTTCTGCTTTTCAAAAAGCCATTAATTTCAGTATGACCTCCTTTTGGACCACTGGGGGGATCAGGGGGAAAGTGGCAGATCCCAAAAAATACCAAGCACGGGGTTATAATATGGGGATGTCCCAAAAAGTGTATGCGGCAATTGGAGGTTTCATTGATCCGAACAAGGGGGAAGATATTGAACTGAGCATACGGATAAAAAAATATGGATTTAACTTGGAGTTGGTCAAAGAGGCTTATGTGTACCATAAACGAAGGAATGATTTTATTTCGTTCTTACGCCAAAGTTATTCGTTTGGACAAAACAGGGTGAATGTCAATAGGTTTCATCCAGGAGCCATTCAAGCGGTCCATTTGATGCCTGTCTTGTTTTTACTGGGTTTTTTAACCGTTGTTTTTAGTAGTTTGATATACGCTCCATTGTTTGCCGTGGGAGCTTCTGTCTATGGCTTATGGACCTTTGGTGTCTTGTGGTCATCCACCATCGGCAACCGTTCATTAAAGGTCGGTTTTTTGTCAATTTTGACGTCCTATGGACAGCTGTTAGCCTATGGGGCGGGGCTGGTTTGTGGGGTCCTTAAGAAATAA